A stretch of the Capra hircus breed San Clemente chromosome 10, ASM170441v1, whole genome shotgun sequence genome encodes the following:
- the PARP6 gene encoding poly [ADP-ribose] polymerase 6 isoform X1 — protein sequence MDIKGQFWNDDDSEGDNESEEFLYGVQGSCAADLYRHPQLDADIEAVKEIYSENSVSIREYGTIDDVDIDLHINISFLDEEVSTAWKVLRTEPIVLRLRFSLSQYLDGPEPSIEVFQPSNKEGFGLGLQLKKILGMFTSQQWKHLSNDFLKTQQEKRHSWFKTSGTIKKFRAGLSIFSPIPKSPSFPIIQDSMLKGKLGVPDLRVGRLMNRSISCTMKNPKVEVFGYPPSPQAGLLCPQHVGLPPPTRTSPLVSGHCKNIPTLEYGFLVQIMKYAEQRIPTLNEYCVVCDEQHVFQNGSMLKPAVCTRELCVFSFYTLGVMSGAAEEVATGAEVVDLLVAMCRAALESPRKSIIFEPYPSVVDPTDPKTLAFNPKKKNYERLQKALDSVMSIREMTQGSYLEIKKQMDKLDPLAHPLLQWIISSNRSHIVKLPLSRQLKFMHTSHQFLLLSSPPAKEARFRTAKKLYGSTFAFHGSHIENWHSILRNGLVNASYTKLQLHGAAYGKGIYLSPISSISFGYSGMGKGQHRMPSKDELVQRYNRMNTIPQTRSIQSRFLQSRNLNCIALCEVITSKDLQKHGNIWVCPVSDHVCTRFFFVYEDGQVGDANINTQDPKIQKEIMRVIGTQVYTN from the exons ATG GACATCAAAGGCCAGTTCTGGAATGATGATGATTCGGAGGGAGACAATGAATCAGAGGAATTTCTCTATGGAGTTCAG GGAAGCTGTGCAGCTGACCTATATCGGCACCCACAGCTAGATGCAGACATTGAAGCTGTGAAGGAAATCTACAGTGAGAACTCTGTATCCATCAG AGAATATGGAACTATCGATGACGTGGACATTGACCTCCACATCAACATCAGCTTCCTGGAT GAGGAAGTTTCTACAGCCTGGAAGGTCCTCCGGACAGAACCTATTGTGTTGAGGCTGCGGTTTTCTCTCTCCCAGTACCTTGATGGACCGG aACCGTCAATTGAGGTTTTCCAGCCATCAAATAAAGAAGGATTTGGGCTGGGTCTTCAGTTGAAAAA AATCCTGGGTATGTTTACATCCCAACAATGGAAACATCTCAGCAACGATTTCTTAAAGACCCAGCAGGAGAAGAGGCACAGCTGGTTCAAGACAAGCGGTACCATCAAGAAGTTCCGAGCTGGCCTCAGCATCTTCTCACCCATCCCCAA GTCTCCCAGTTTCCCTATCATACAGGACTCCATGCTGAAAGGCAAACTGGGTGTACCAGACCTTCGAGTTGGACGCCTCATGAACCGTTCCATCTCCTGCACCATGAAGAACCCCAAAGTGGAGGTGTTTGGCtaccctcccagcccccaggcaggtctcctgtgtccccagcacgTGGGCCTCCCTCCCCCAACACGGACCTCTCCTTTG GTCAGTGGTCACTGCAAGAACATCCCCACTCTGGAATATGGATTCCTTGTCCAG ATCATGAAATATGCAGAGCAGAGAATCCCAACATTGAATGAGTACTGTGTTGTATGTGATGAGCAGCATGTCTTCCAGAATGGGTCCATGCTCAAG CCAGCCGTCTGTACTCGTGAGCTGTGTGTGTTCTCCTTCTACACGCTGGGAGTCATGTCCGGAGCTGCAGAGGAGGTGGCCACTGGAGCGGAG GTGGTGGATCTGCTGGTGGCCATGTGTAGGGCAGCTTTGGAGTCCCCTAGAAAGAGCATCATCTTTGAGCCTTATCCCTCTGTGGTGGACCCCACTGATCCCAAGACTCTGGCCTTTAACCCTAAG AAGAAGAATTATGAGCGACTGCAGAAAGCTCTGGATAGTGTGATGTCCATCCGGGAGATGACCCAG GGCTCGTATCTGGAAATCAAGAAGCAGATGGACAAGCTGGATCCCCTGGCCCATCCTCTCCTGCAGTG GATCATCTCTAGCAACAGGTCGCACATTGTCAAACTACCTCTCAGCAGG CAGCTGAAGTTCATGCACACCTCACACCAGTTCCTCCTGCTGAGCAGCCCTCCTGCCAAGGAGGCTCGGTTCCGGACCGCCAAGAAGCTCTACGGCAGCACCTTTGCCTTCCA TGGGTCCCACATTGAAAACTGGCATTCAATCCTGCGCAATGGGCTGGTCAATGCATCCTACACCAAACTGCAG CTGCATGGAGCAGCCTATGGCAAAGGCATCTACCTGAGCCCCATCTCCAGTATTTCCTTTGGATACTCAG GAATGGGAAAAGGACAGCATAGGATGCCCTCCAAAGATGAGCTCGTCCAGAGATACAACAGAATGAATACCATCCCCCAG aCCCGATCCATTCAGTCAAGGTTCCTGCAGAGTCGGAATCTAAACTGTATAGCACTTTGTGAAG TGATTACATCTAAGGACCTCCAGAAGCATGGGAACATCTGGGTGTGCCCTGTGTCCGACCATGTCTGCACACGGTTCTTCTTTGT ATATGAGGATGGTCAGGTGGGCGATGCCAACATTAATACTCAGGACCCCAAGATACAGAAGGAAATCATGCGTGTGATCGGAACTCAGGTTTACACAAACTGA
- the PARP6 gene encoding poly [ADP-ribose] polymerase 6 isoform X4, with protein MDIKGQFWNDDDSEGDNESEEFLYGVQGSCAADLYRHPQLDADIEAVKEIYSENSVSIREYGTIDDVDIDLHINISFLDEEVSTAWKVLRTEPIVLRLRFSLSQYLDGPEPSIEVFQPSNKEGFGLGLQLKKILGMFTSQQWKHLSNDFLKTQQEKRHSWFKTSGTIKKFRAGLSIFSPIPKSPSFPIIQDSMLKGKLGVPDLRVGRLMNRSISCTMKNPKVEVFGYPPSPQVSGHCKNIPTLEYGFLVQIMKYAEQRIPTLNEYCVVCDEQHVFQNGSMLKPAVCTRELCVFSFYTLGVMSGAAEEVATGAEVVDLLVAMCRAALESPRKSIIFEPYPSVVDPTDPKTLAFNPKKKNYERLQKALDSVMSIREMTQGSYLEIKKQMDKLDPLAHPLLQWIISSNRSHIVKLPLSRLKFMHTSHQFLLLSSPPAKEARFRTAKKLYGSTFAFHGSHIENWHSILRNGLVNASYTKLQLHGAAYGKGIYLSPISSISFGYSGMGKGQHRMPSKDELVQRYNRMNTIPQTRSIQSRFLQSRNLNCIALCEVITSKDLQKHGNIWVCPVSDHVCTRFFFVYEDGQVGDANINTQDPKIQKEIMRVIGTQVYTN; from the exons ATG GACATCAAAGGCCAGTTCTGGAATGATGATGATTCGGAGGGAGACAATGAATCAGAGGAATTTCTCTATGGAGTTCAG GGAAGCTGTGCAGCTGACCTATATCGGCACCCACAGCTAGATGCAGACATTGAAGCTGTGAAGGAAATCTACAGTGAGAACTCTGTATCCATCAG AGAATATGGAACTATCGATGACGTGGACATTGACCTCCACATCAACATCAGCTTCCTGGAT GAGGAAGTTTCTACAGCCTGGAAGGTCCTCCGGACAGAACCTATTGTGTTGAGGCTGCGGTTTTCTCTCTCCCAGTACCTTGATGGACCGG aACCGTCAATTGAGGTTTTCCAGCCATCAAATAAAGAAGGATTTGGGCTGGGTCTTCAGTTGAAAAA AATCCTGGGTATGTTTACATCCCAACAATGGAAACATCTCAGCAACGATTTCTTAAAGACCCAGCAGGAGAAGAGGCACAGCTGGTTCAAGACAAGCGGTACCATCAAGAAGTTCCGAGCTGGCCTCAGCATCTTCTCACCCATCCCCAA GTCTCCCAGTTTCCCTATCATACAGGACTCCATGCTGAAAGGCAAACTGGGTGTACCAGACCTTCGAGTTGGACGCCTCATGAACCGTTCCATCTCCTGCACCATGAAGAACCCCAAAGTGGAGGTGTTTGGCtaccctcccagcccccag GTCAGTGGTCACTGCAAGAACATCCCCACTCTGGAATATGGATTCCTTGTCCAG ATCATGAAATATGCAGAGCAGAGAATCCCAACATTGAATGAGTACTGTGTTGTATGTGATGAGCAGCATGTCTTCCAGAATGGGTCCATGCTCAAG CCAGCCGTCTGTACTCGTGAGCTGTGTGTGTTCTCCTTCTACACGCTGGGAGTCATGTCCGGAGCTGCAGAGGAGGTGGCCACTGGAGCGGAG GTGGTGGATCTGCTGGTGGCCATGTGTAGGGCAGCTTTGGAGTCCCCTAGAAAGAGCATCATCTTTGAGCCTTATCCCTCTGTGGTGGACCCCACTGATCCCAAGACTCTGGCCTTTAACCCTAAG AAGAAGAATTATGAGCGACTGCAGAAAGCTCTGGATAGTGTGATGTCCATCCGGGAGATGACCCAG GGCTCGTATCTGGAAATCAAGAAGCAGATGGACAAGCTGGATCCCCTGGCCCATCCTCTCCTGCAGTG GATCATCTCTAGCAACAGGTCGCACATTGTCAAACTACCTCTCAGCAGG CTGAAGTTCATGCACACCTCACACCAGTTCCTCCTGCTGAGCAGCCCTCCTGCCAAGGAGGCTCGGTTCCGGACCGCCAAGAAGCTCTACGGCAGCACCTTTGCCTTCCA TGGGTCCCACATTGAAAACTGGCATTCAATCCTGCGCAATGGGCTGGTCAATGCATCCTACACCAAACTGCAG CTGCATGGAGCAGCCTATGGCAAAGGCATCTACCTGAGCCCCATCTCCAGTATTTCCTTTGGATACTCAG GAATGGGAAAAGGACAGCATAGGATGCCCTCCAAAGATGAGCTCGTCCAGAGATACAACAGAATGAATACCATCCCCCAG aCCCGATCCATTCAGTCAAGGTTCCTGCAGAGTCGGAATCTAAACTGTATAGCACTTTGTGAAG TGATTACATCTAAGGACCTCCAGAAGCATGGGAACATCTGGGTGTGCCCTGTGTCCGACCATGTCTGCACACGGTTCTTCTTTGT ATATGAGGATGGTCAGGTGGGCGATGCCAACATTAATACTCAGGACCCCAAGATACAGAAGGAAATCATGCGTGTGATCGGAACTCAGGTTTACACAAACTGA
- the PARP6 gene encoding poly [ADP-ribose] polymerase 6 isoform X2 — protein sequence MDIKGQFWNDDDSEGDNESEEFLYGVQGSCAADLYRHPQLDADIEAVKEIYSENSVSIREYGTIDDVDIDLHINISFLDEEVSTAWKVLRTEPIVLRLRFSLSQYLDGPEPSIEVFQPSNKEGFGLGLQLKKILGMFTSQQWKHLSNDFLKTQQEKRHSWFKTSGTIKKFRAGLSIFSPIPKSPSFPIIQDSMLKGKLGVPDLRVGRLMNRSISCTMKNPKVEVFGYPPSPQAGLLCPQHVGLPPPTRTSPLVSGHCKNIPTLEYGFLVQIMKYAEQRIPTLNEYCVVCDEQHVFQNGSMLKPAVCTRELCVFSFYTLGVMSGAAEEVATGAEVVDLLVAMCRAALESPRKSIIFEPYPSVVDPTDPKTLAFNPKKKNYERLQKALDSVMSIREMTQGSYLEIKKQMDKLDPLAHPLLQWIISSNRSHIVKLPLSRLKFMHTSHQFLLLSSPPAKEARFRTAKKLYGSTFAFHGSHIENWHSILRNGLVNASYTKLQLHGAAYGKGIYLSPISSISFGYSGMGKGQHRMPSKDELVQRYNRMNTIPQTRSIQSRFLQSRNLNCIALCEVITSKDLQKHGNIWVCPVSDHVCTRFFFVYEDGQVGDANINTQDPKIQKEIMRVIGTQVYTN from the exons ATG GACATCAAAGGCCAGTTCTGGAATGATGATGATTCGGAGGGAGACAATGAATCAGAGGAATTTCTCTATGGAGTTCAG GGAAGCTGTGCAGCTGACCTATATCGGCACCCACAGCTAGATGCAGACATTGAAGCTGTGAAGGAAATCTACAGTGAGAACTCTGTATCCATCAG AGAATATGGAACTATCGATGACGTGGACATTGACCTCCACATCAACATCAGCTTCCTGGAT GAGGAAGTTTCTACAGCCTGGAAGGTCCTCCGGACAGAACCTATTGTGTTGAGGCTGCGGTTTTCTCTCTCCCAGTACCTTGATGGACCGG aACCGTCAATTGAGGTTTTCCAGCCATCAAATAAAGAAGGATTTGGGCTGGGTCTTCAGTTGAAAAA AATCCTGGGTATGTTTACATCCCAACAATGGAAACATCTCAGCAACGATTTCTTAAAGACCCAGCAGGAGAAGAGGCACAGCTGGTTCAAGACAAGCGGTACCATCAAGAAGTTCCGAGCTGGCCTCAGCATCTTCTCACCCATCCCCAA GTCTCCCAGTTTCCCTATCATACAGGACTCCATGCTGAAAGGCAAACTGGGTGTACCAGACCTTCGAGTTGGACGCCTCATGAACCGTTCCATCTCCTGCACCATGAAGAACCCCAAAGTGGAGGTGTTTGGCtaccctcccagcccccaggcaggtctcctgtgtccccagcacgTGGGCCTCCCTCCCCCAACACGGACCTCTCCTTTG GTCAGTGGTCACTGCAAGAACATCCCCACTCTGGAATATGGATTCCTTGTCCAG ATCATGAAATATGCAGAGCAGAGAATCCCAACATTGAATGAGTACTGTGTTGTATGTGATGAGCAGCATGTCTTCCAGAATGGGTCCATGCTCAAG CCAGCCGTCTGTACTCGTGAGCTGTGTGTGTTCTCCTTCTACACGCTGGGAGTCATGTCCGGAGCTGCAGAGGAGGTGGCCACTGGAGCGGAG GTGGTGGATCTGCTGGTGGCCATGTGTAGGGCAGCTTTGGAGTCCCCTAGAAAGAGCATCATCTTTGAGCCTTATCCCTCTGTGGTGGACCCCACTGATCCCAAGACTCTGGCCTTTAACCCTAAG AAGAAGAATTATGAGCGACTGCAGAAAGCTCTGGATAGTGTGATGTCCATCCGGGAGATGACCCAG GGCTCGTATCTGGAAATCAAGAAGCAGATGGACAAGCTGGATCCCCTGGCCCATCCTCTCCTGCAGTG GATCATCTCTAGCAACAGGTCGCACATTGTCAAACTACCTCTCAGCAGG CTGAAGTTCATGCACACCTCACACCAGTTCCTCCTGCTGAGCAGCCCTCCTGCCAAGGAGGCTCGGTTCCGGACCGCCAAGAAGCTCTACGGCAGCACCTTTGCCTTCCA TGGGTCCCACATTGAAAACTGGCATTCAATCCTGCGCAATGGGCTGGTCAATGCATCCTACACCAAACTGCAG CTGCATGGAGCAGCCTATGGCAAAGGCATCTACCTGAGCCCCATCTCCAGTATTTCCTTTGGATACTCAG GAATGGGAAAAGGACAGCATAGGATGCCCTCCAAAGATGAGCTCGTCCAGAGATACAACAGAATGAATACCATCCCCCAG aCCCGATCCATTCAGTCAAGGTTCCTGCAGAGTCGGAATCTAAACTGTATAGCACTTTGTGAAG TGATTACATCTAAGGACCTCCAGAAGCATGGGAACATCTGGGTGTGCCCTGTGTCCGACCATGTCTGCACACGGTTCTTCTTTGT ATATGAGGATGGTCAGGTGGGCGATGCCAACATTAATACTCAGGACCCCAAGATACAGAAGGAAATCATGCGTGTGATCGGAACTCAGGTTTACACAAACTGA
- the PARP6 gene encoding poly [ADP-ribose] polymerase 6 isoform X3 → MDIKGQFWNDDDSEGDNESEEFLYGVQGSCAADLYRHPQLDADIEAVKEIYSENSVSIREYGTIDDVDIDLHINISFLDEEVSTAWKVLRTEPIVLRLRFSLSQYLDGPEPSIEVFQPSNKEGFGLGLQLKKILGMFTSQQWKHLSNDFLKTQQEKRHSWFKTSGTIKKFRAGLSIFSPIPKSPSFPIIQDSMLKGKLGVPDLRVGRLMNRSISCTMKNPKVEVFGYPPSPQVSGHCKNIPTLEYGFLVQIMKYAEQRIPTLNEYCVVCDEQHVFQNGSMLKPAVCTRELCVFSFYTLGVMSGAAEEVATGAEVVDLLVAMCRAALESPRKSIIFEPYPSVVDPTDPKTLAFNPKKKNYERLQKALDSVMSIREMTQGSYLEIKKQMDKLDPLAHPLLQWIISSNRSHIVKLPLSRQLKFMHTSHQFLLLSSPPAKEARFRTAKKLYGSTFAFHGSHIENWHSILRNGLVNASYTKLQLHGAAYGKGIYLSPISSISFGYSGMGKGQHRMPSKDELVQRYNRMNTIPQTRSIQSRFLQSRNLNCIALCEVITSKDLQKHGNIWVCPVSDHVCTRFFFVYEDGQVGDANINTQDPKIQKEIMRVIGTQVYTN, encoded by the exons ATG GACATCAAAGGCCAGTTCTGGAATGATGATGATTCGGAGGGAGACAATGAATCAGAGGAATTTCTCTATGGAGTTCAG GGAAGCTGTGCAGCTGACCTATATCGGCACCCACAGCTAGATGCAGACATTGAAGCTGTGAAGGAAATCTACAGTGAGAACTCTGTATCCATCAG AGAATATGGAACTATCGATGACGTGGACATTGACCTCCACATCAACATCAGCTTCCTGGAT GAGGAAGTTTCTACAGCCTGGAAGGTCCTCCGGACAGAACCTATTGTGTTGAGGCTGCGGTTTTCTCTCTCCCAGTACCTTGATGGACCGG aACCGTCAATTGAGGTTTTCCAGCCATCAAATAAAGAAGGATTTGGGCTGGGTCTTCAGTTGAAAAA AATCCTGGGTATGTTTACATCCCAACAATGGAAACATCTCAGCAACGATTTCTTAAAGACCCAGCAGGAGAAGAGGCACAGCTGGTTCAAGACAAGCGGTACCATCAAGAAGTTCCGAGCTGGCCTCAGCATCTTCTCACCCATCCCCAA GTCTCCCAGTTTCCCTATCATACAGGACTCCATGCTGAAAGGCAAACTGGGTGTACCAGACCTTCGAGTTGGACGCCTCATGAACCGTTCCATCTCCTGCACCATGAAGAACCCCAAAGTGGAGGTGTTTGGCtaccctcccagcccccag GTCAGTGGTCACTGCAAGAACATCCCCACTCTGGAATATGGATTCCTTGTCCAG ATCATGAAATATGCAGAGCAGAGAATCCCAACATTGAATGAGTACTGTGTTGTATGTGATGAGCAGCATGTCTTCCAGAATGGGTCCATGCTCAAG CCAGCCGTCTGTACTCGTGAGCTGTGTGTGTTCTCCTTCTACACGCTGGGAGTCATGTCCGGAGCTGCAGAGGAGGTGGCCACTGGAGCGGAG GTGGTGGATCTGCTGGTGGCCATGTGTAGGGCAGCTTTGGAGTCCCCTAGAAAGAGCATCATCTTTGAGCCTTATCCCTCTGTGGTGGACCCCACTGATCCCAAGACTCTGGCCTTTAACCCTAAG AAGAAGAATTATGAGCGACTGCAGAAAGCTCTGGATAGTGTGATGTCCATCCGGGAGATGACCCAG GGCTCGTATCTGGAAATCAAGAAGCAGATGGACAAGCTGGATCCCCTGGCCCATCCTCTCCTGCAGTG GATCATCTCTAGCAACAGGTCGCACATTGTCAAACTACCTCTCAGCAGG CAGCTGAAGTTCATGCACACCTCACACCAGTTCCTCCTGCTGAGCAGCCCTCCTGCCAAGGAGGCTCGGTTCCGGACCGCCAAGAAGCTCTACGGCAGCACCTTTGCCTTCCA TGGGTCCCACATTGAAAACTGGCATTCAATCCTGCGCAATGGGCTGGTCAATGCATCCTACACCAAACTGCAG CTGCATGGAGCAGCCTATGGCAAAGGCATCTACCTGAGCCCCATCTCCAGTATTTCCTTTGGATACTCAG GAATGGGAAAAGGACAGCATAGGATGCCCTCCAAAGATGAGCTCGTCCAGAGATACAACAGAATGAATACCATCCCCCAG aCCCGATCCATTCAGTCAAGGTTCCTGCAGAGTCGGAATCTAAACTGTATAGCACTTTGTGAAG TGATTACATCTAAGGACCTCCAGAAGCATGGGAACATCTGGGTGTGCCCTGTGTCCGACCATGTCTGCACACGGTTCTTCTTTGT ATATGAGGATGGTCAGGTGGGCGATGCCAACATTAATACTCAGGACCCCAAGATACAGAAGGAAATCATGCGTGTGATCGGAACTCAGGTTTACACAAACTGA